A genome region from Anopheles stephensi strain Indian chromosome 2, UCI_ANSTEP_V1.0, whole genome shotgun sequence includes the following:
- the LOC118502670 gene encoding rho GTPase-activating protein 100F isoform X1, translating to MQWRKFARLKTTATGHSRTRRMLCCGRRKENGRSVPDLTASPGRAPPGPMPSHQAQALQQQQQQHQQQQQQGLQGHHQQQQQRQGSKEPVLLQGDFRKVSGISSEIFRQIEAVENDHDPSTAAALEVVERRGEMIVRILEPRCMGSRQAIDAGQKFLNKSDARHTVQLVEIVKRPGQTLGLYIREGNGADRSDGVFISRIALESAVYNSGCLRVGDEILAVNLVDVTRMSLDDVVIIMSIPRRLVLAIRQRRGNRGANSPGPPQMSRPEQKPPPVVVIKRDLRDEDLDDSDRAPRSSRSSRERRTGDGREMTESRSRLGLGLNNYSPQSEQLDLYYGAGRGPGGGPGSVETPSWGYKPPAPPSSVITEQPKGMHGGFQTSHSYYQNAGTLESLAEKVHAFYPSATTNRRMSAGPAGVAMSQSHQRFPRSGSDQHLPRVEYADYASLGRHPLLARSSLKSDLVGAAPIAGGTLGRYGRYDAPPQPRGPKYGPSPLGATASLQRRSRPALDYSSDTEATIGPRPSYYYYNHPAMAASGTMGRGSTQALGGGPEFAKFNSLPRERPGATRLGLRGRITDRLQDEADGNVSAPEYSLPIRRDIRDLRNRITASPSIFTSDEYRAWLRRAPSSSAICEQMRASRDLLNQQRAHRFSCSAENIHDVLKNTEHIYSSRTGLGVGGGGGVVGGTLDRHSMAAGGPRMSSLPVRSLSSQHIGGPSSIRSPSVRRMRQLLELTQGAGVGGVPGSVMAALAGHQSPAPTPSTTLPRAHRQIDINPAEYTKYKLDKPVVDAVGMSGMLWIHLLAGRGLRAMSETSQIQQPLIRDLYCVLECDRIHKARTVVRSGDLQFDWDESFELDLVCNKQLDVLVYSWDPQHRHKLCYRGALSLTTLLRQSPIHQLALKVEPRGTIYLRLRHTDPFQLFRRRGLPSLRGNVPALFGADLETVVTRESKGAPGSAPVPIILRRCVEEVERRGLDIIGLYRLCGSATKKRLLREAFERNSRAVELTPEHVPDINVITGVLKDYLRELPEPLFTKCLFQMTVDALGSVCLPDDPEGNAKLMLSILDCLPRANRATLVFLLDHLSLVVSASERNKMSAQALATALGPPLMLHSASVGANEEIDHAQPIAVLKYLLQIWPQPGSGTGAPTSGRRGEPVEPRGNKASALPAGKSAAAAAAASSAALQQLGTSSSSSISHRSSSSSNIQHQLHSSSSTNLAGTISSISSSRSPHALASSSSSSNIQSSVPPSIQPRSAANNPSTTSSTLGQHLLSATPSTLQYQSVVAQLAQSHRALQQAGQQPHQSEVSAGLAERVQSPHHATPSPSSSSTSSASGSGSGTDTIKRGASPASVKFKESTSSYSLKSDTQSRILASSRQHQPPGTSQYSNGSGSNGGIGTTASTSYATDLLHARTSSLFAASAGSDYLSSTSSIASSVASSAAGAGPATSAAAAASSSSAGLYGKVSSASGVTSAPVTSTLNITTFSLDEKNNLVVSPSPSSASESSYRSSSPASSIQRDKSPNKSGSPSPLRRQDPLDRADSLPATGTSTASTSGTAAATAPSTTAASSSGGSSFMSSLRSQTLGSYQFPSTNLKLTSQLSSGSSGQDTSDDGSTSSLLRKLTSSLSRTIVSNTGTLPLSLGREKLAELSSTGPSGTAAAGSSSAGAYSSSSGIGSISSSISSSIGGSSTSNTSNSGSGLRTMSSSLGYTGIGSGASVLDGGMSAGGSGSVTTAAAVTSMNLYGTLPKNSSIYSSYGVGSGTSVSTSGSGFSGLLSGTTSSYGISERLRALTSGSGSVGGDGGGDGGGTGSTSIDSGAAGSSAGDLESSGYDYESSGFSSASYSGMATSGASIGSGGGLSSSYFSTGSNSSPFATVSGGGAGTKGADTNPYRVQYASTNPFLPSFNPPSDGSNGSRGDTKTSIDDEPFDMK from the exons GAAAATGGAAGATCTGTGCCTGACCTCACTGCAAGCCCCGGGCGGGCACCGCCGGGTCCGATGCCTTCGCACCAGGCGCAGgctctccagcagcagcagcagcaacaccagcagcaacagcagcagggccTGCAGggacaccatcagcagcagcagcagcgacaggGTTCGAAGGAACCGGTCCTGCTGCAGGGTGACTTCCGGAAGGTGTCCGGCATCAGTTCGGAGATCTTCCGGCAGATTGAGGCGGTGGAGAATGACCACGATCCGAGCACCGCGGCCGCTTTGGAG GTGGTGGAGCGAAGGGGCGAAATGATAGTTCGTATCCTGGAGCCTCGATGTATGGGCAGTCGGCAGGCCATCGATGCGGGGCAGAAGTTCCTCAACAAGAGTGACGCCAGGCACACTGTTCAG CTGGTGGAGATCGTCAAACGGCCGGGCCAAACACTGGGACTGTACATCCGCGAAGGCAACGGTGCGGACCGGTCGGATGGCGTGTTCATATCTAGGATAGCTTTAGAGTCGGCCGTTTACAACAGCGGTTGCCTGCGG GTTGGTGATGAGATTCTGGCCGTGAATCTGGTCGACGTAACGCGAATGTCTCTGGATGACGTGGTAATCATCATGTCAATACCGCGCCGTCTCGTACTGGCCATCCGCCAGCGGCGTGGCAATCGTGGTGCAAACTCGCCCGGTCCGCCACAGATGTCTCGGCCCGAGCAAAAACCACCTCCAGTCGTAGTTATCAAGCGCGACCTGCGGGACGAAGATCTGGACGACTCGGACCGGGCACCACGCTCCTCGCGATCTTCCCGCGAACGTCGCACCGGGGATGGGCGCGAAATGACGGAGTCACGCTCGCGACTCGGACTGGGCCTAAACAATTACAGTCCACAGAGCGAACAGCTGGATCTTTACTATGGCGCGGGCCGTGGTCCAGGCGGTGGACCAGGTTCGGTTGAGACACCGAGCTGGGGCTAcaaaccaccggcaccaccaTCGTCGGTGATTACGGAGCAGCCGAAGGGTATGCACGGTGGCTTCCAGACATCGCACTCCTATTATCAAAATGCCGGGACGCTCGAAAGCCTCGCGGAGAAGGTACACGCGTTCTACCCGTCGGCCACCACTAACCGCCGCATGTCGGCGGGCCCGGCCGGGGTTGCGATGAGCCAGTCGCATCAGCGTTTCCCACGCAGCGGATCCGATCAGCATCTGCCGCGTGTGGAGTACGCTGACTACGCGTCCCTCGGACGGCATCCGCTGCTGGCACGCTCCAGTCTCAAGTCGGATTTGGTCGGAGCGGCTCCAATCGCTGGCGGTACACTCGGACGATACGGTCGCTACGATGCGCCTCCGCAACCTCGGGGTCCCAAGTACGGTCCATCGCCGCTGGGAGCGACTGCCTCACTGCAACgccgatcacgtcccgcgctAGACTATTCCAGCGACACGGAGGCGACTATCGGACCGCGGCccagctactactactacaatcATCCGGCAATGGCGGCCAGCGGTACGATGGGACGGGGCAGTACGCAGGCACTCGGCGGAGGTCCTGAGTTTGCCAAGTTTAACTCGTTACCGCGCGAACGACCCGGTGCGACACGGTTGGGTCTTCGGGGGCGCATCACCGACCGGCTGCAGGACGAAGCGGATGGTAATGTGTCCGCTCCGGAGTACTCACTGCCGATCCGGCGAGATATTCGCGACCTGCGCAATCGCATCACGGCCAGCCCGTCGATCTTTACGTCGGATGAGTATCGGGCGTGGTTGAGGCGAGCACCGAGCAGTTCGGCCATCTGTGAGCAGATGCGTGCTTCGCGGGATCTGCTCAATCAGCAGCGAGCCCACCGGTTCTCGTGCAGTGCGGAGAACATCCACGACGTGCTGAAGAACACCGAGCACATCTACAGCAGCCGGACGGGACTGGGGGTGGGCGGAGGTGGTGGAGTCGTTGGTGGTACGCTGGACCGTCATTCGATGGCGGCCGGAGGTCCTCGCATGTCTTCCCTGCCAGTACGCTCACTGTCCTCGCAGCACATCGGTGGACCGTCCTCGATTCGGTCTCCGAGTGTGCGGCGCATGAGACAACTGTTGGAGCTAACGCAGGGCGCCGGTGTGGGTGGAGTGCCGGGATCGGTTATGGCGGCACTGGCCGGACATCAGAGTCCGGCACCAACGCCCAGTACGACACTGCCAAGAGCGCACCGCCAGATCGACATCAATCCGGCGGAGTACACCAAGTACAAGCTGGACAAACCGGTCGTGGATGCGGTCGGCATGTCGGGCATGCTGTGGATACATCTGCTGGCCGGACGCGGTCTGCGCGCGATGTCGGAAACGTCCCAGATACAGCAGCCGCTCATACGCGATCTGTACTGTGTGCTGGAGTGTGACCGCATCCACAAGGCACGCACGGTGGTACGGTCGGGCGATCTGCAGTTTGACTGGGACGAATCGTTCGAGCTGGATCTCGTGTGCAACAAGCAGCTGGACGTGCTCGTTTACTCGTGGGACCCGCAGCACCGACACAAGCTGTGCTATCGTGGTGCGCTTTCGCTCACGACTCTGCTACGACAATCACCGATACATCAGCTAGCGCTTAAG GTTGAACCGAGAGGCACCATCTATCTGCGACTCCGGCACACGGATCCATTCCAACTGTTCCGGCGTCGCGGTCTGCCAAGCCTCCGAGGCAACGTTCCGGCTCTGTTCGGTGCTGATCTGGAGACGGTGGTAACGCGAGAATCCAAGGGAGCGCCAGGAAGTGCTCCGGTCCCGATCATACTGCGCCGTTGCGTCGAGGAGGTAGAGCGACGAGGTTTGGACATTATTGGTCTGTATCGTCTGTGTGGTTCTGCCACCAAGAAGCGATTACTACG CGAGGCATTCGAGCGGAATAGTCGTGCCGTTGAACTGACACCGGAACACGTGCCCGACATTAACGTCATCACGGGCGTGTTGAAGGACTATCTCAGGGAACTGCCGGAGCCACTGTTCACCAAGTGTCTCTTCCAGATGACGGTGGATGCCCTAGGTA GTGTTTGCCTGCCGGACGATCCCGAGGGTAATGCCAAACTTATGCTCAGTATTCTGGACTGCTTGCCACGAGCGAACAGG GCCACTCTCGTGTTTCTCCTCGACCATCTGTCGCTGGTCGTGTCCGCGTCCGAGCGTAACAAAATGTCTGCCCAGGCGTTGGCGACCGCGCTCGGACCACCGCTGATGCTACATTCGGCGAGCGTCGGCGCTAACGAGGAGATTGATCACGCACAACCGATCGCGGTGCTGAAGTACTTGCTGCAGATCTGGCCCCAGCCGGGTTCGGGCACGGGCGCACCTACTTCAG GTCGGCGCGGCGAGCCAGTCGAGCCGCGTGGAAACAAAGCCAGTGCGTTGCCAGCGGGCAaatcggcggcggcggcggcggcggcatcGTCGGCGGCGCTGCAGCAGCTgggcaccagcagcagcagcagcatcagccaccgcagcagcagcagctccaacATCCAGCATCAgctgcacagcagcagcagcaccaacttGGCGGGCACCATCAgctccatcagcagcagccgcagcccGCACGCcctggccagcagcagcagcagcagcaacatccaGTCGTCGGTACCACCGTCTATACAGCCCCGTTCAGCAGCCAACAATCCATCAACCACATCCTCAACGCTCGGTCAGCATCTGCTCTCAGCCACTCCCAGCACTCTTCAGTATCAATCAGTAGTGGCTCAGTTAGCTCAATCGCATCGAGCCTTGCAACAAGCGGGCCAACAG CCCCATCAATCGGAGGTCTCAGCGGGCTTGGCGGAGCGCGTCCAATCGCCACATCACGCCACACCCTCCCCAAGCTCTAGTTCCACTTCGTCCGCATCCGGTTCGGGGTCGG GTACTGATACAATTAAACGTGGAGCATCACCTGCCTCGGTCAAGTTCAAGGAGTCTACCAGCAGCTACTCACTCAAGTCTGACACACAGAGCCGCATTTTGGCCAGCTCGAGACAGCACCAGCCGCCCGGCACCTCCCAATACTCGAACGGATCGGGCAGTAACGGAGGCATCGGAACGACTGCTTCAACGTCGTACGCGACGGATCTACTCCACGCCCGTACTAGCTCGCTGTTTGCAGCGTCTGCCGGGTCCGACTACCTATCGTCGACATCGTCGATCGCGTCGTCCGTTGCATCGTCAGCGGCAGGTGCTGGGCCTGCCACatcggccgctgccgctgcttcgTCTTCTTCCGCCGGTCTGTACGGTAAGGTAAGCTCGGCGTCCGGAGTAACCTCTGCCCCGGTGACCAGTACGCTCAACATCACCACGTTCAGTTTGGATGAGAAGAACAACTTGGTAGTATCACCGTCACCTTCGTCGGCTTCCGAGTCATCGTACCGATCGTCCAGTCCAGCCTCAAGCATACAGCGTGACAAGTCACCGAACAAGTCGGGATCGCCCTCCCCGTTGCGTCGTCAGGATCCGCTCGATCGAGCTGATAGCTTGCCCGCTACCGGTACGTCTACCGCGTCCACGTCGGGCACAGCTGCAGCGACAGCACCATCAACGACGGCGGCCTCCTCTAGCGGTGGTAGCTCGTTTATGTCGTCGCTAAGATCTCAAACGCTCGGAAGCTATCAGTTCCCGTCGACGAATCTGAAGCTGACCAGTCAGCTGAGCAGTGGATCTTCCGGTCAGGACACGTCGGACGATGGCAGTACATCGTCGCTGTTGCGCAAGCTCACCTCATCACTTTCGCGTACGATCGTGAGCAATACGGGCACTCTACCGTTGTCGTTGGGTCGGGAAAAGCTGGCCGAACTGTCCTCAACAGGGCCGTCTGGAACAGCCGCGGCTGGCAGTAGCTCAGCGGGAGCTTACTCTAGTAGCAGCGGAATAGGTAGTATAAGCAGCAgcattagcagcagcatcggtggcagcagcaccagcaacaccagcaacagcggCAGTGGACTTCGCACGATGAGTTCTTCGCTAGGGTACACGGGCATCGGTAGTGGGGCGTCCGTGCTCGATGGTGGCATGTCGGCGGGTGGGTCCGGCTCGGTAACGACAGCGGCCGCTGTTACGAGCATGAACCTGTACGGCACACTGCCCAAGAACTCGTCCATCTACTCGTCGTACGGcgtcggttcgggtacgtccGTGAGCACGTCGGGCAGTGGGTTTTCAGGGTTGCTGTCCGGTACGACCAGCTCGTACGGCATCAGTGAGCGGCTTCGGGCGCTCACTTCGGGCAGTGGTAGCGTTGGTGGCGACGGTGGTGGCGACGGTGGTGGCACCGGTTCGACCAGCATCGACAGTGGCGCCGCCGGATCGTCGGCCGGTGATCTCGAAAGCAGCGGGTACGATTACGAATCGTCCGGCTTTTCGTCCGCATCGTACAGTGGAATGGCTACGAGTGGGGCCTCGATCGGATCCGGTGGTGGTCTGTCTTCGTCGTACTTTAGCACCGGAAGTAACAGTAGCCCGTTTGCTACGGTGTCGGGCGGTGGCGCTGGGACGAAAGGCGCGGACACAAACCCGTACCGGGTCCAGTATGCCTCCACCAATCCTTTCCTGCCTAGCTTTAATCCGCCGAGTGATGGTAGTAACGGTAGTCGTGGCGACACAAAGACATCCATCGACGATGAACCATTTGACATGAAGTAA
- the LOC118502670 gene encoding rho GTPase-activating protein 100F isoform X5, which yields MQWRKFARLKTTATGHSRTRRMLCCGRRKENGRSVPDLTASPGRAPPGPMPSHQAQALQQQQQQHQQQQQQGLQGHHQQQQQRQGSKEPVLLQGDFRKVSGISSEIFRQIEAVENDHDPSTAAALEVVERRGEMIVRILEPRCMGSRQAIDAGQKFLNKSDARHTVQLVEIVKRPGQTLGLYIREGNGADRSDGVFISRIALESAVYNSGCLRVGDEILAVNLVDVTRMSLDDVVIIMSIPRRLVLAIRQRRGNRGANSPGPPQMSRPEQKPPPVVVIKRDLRDEDLDDSDRAPRSSRSSRERRTGDGREMTESRSRLGLGLNNYSPQSEQLDLYYGAGRGPGGGPGSVETPSWGYKPPAPPSSVITEQPKGMHGGFQTSHSYYQNAGTLESLAEKVHAFYPSATTNRRMSAGPAGVAMSQSHQRFPRSGSDQHLPRVEYADYASLGRHPLLARSSLKSDLVGAAPIAGGTLGRYGRYDAPPQPRGPKYGPSPLGATASLQRRSRPALDYSSDTEATIGPRPSYYYYNHPAMAASGTMGRGSTQALGGGPEFAKFNSLPRERPGATRLGLRGRITDRLQDEADGNVSAPEYSLPIRRDIRDLRNRITASPSIFTSDEYRAWLRRAPSSSAICEQMRASRDLLNQQRAHRFSCSAENIHDVLKNTEHIYSSRTGLGVGGGGGVVGGTLDRHSMAAGGPRMSSLPVRSLSSQHIGGPSSIRSPSVRRMRQLLELTQGAGVGGVPGSVMAALAGHQSPAPTPSTTLPRAHRQIDINPAEYTKYKLDKPVVDAVGMSGMLWIHLLAGRGLRAMSETSQIQQPLIRDLYCVLECDRIHKARTVVRSGDLQFDWDESFELDLVCNKQLDVLVYSWDPQHRHKLCYRGALSLTTLLRQSPIHQLALKVEPRGTIYLRLRHTDPFQLFRRRGLPSLRGNVPALFGADLETVVTRESKGAPGSAPVPIILRRCVEEVERRGLDIIGLYRLCGSATKKRLLREAFERNSRAVELTPEHVPDINVITGVLKDYLRELPEPLFTKCLFQMTVDALGVCLPDDPEGNAKLMLSILDCLPRANRATLVFLLDHLSLVVSASERNKMSAQALATALGPPLMLHSASVGANEEIDHAQPIAVLKYLLQIWPQPGSGTGAPTSESYVDRSARRASRAAWKQSQCVASGQIGGGGGGGIVGGAAAAGHQQQQQHQPPQQQQLQHPASAAQQQQHQLGGHHQLHQQQPQPARPGQQQQQQQHPVVGTTVYTAPFSSQQSINHILNARSASALSHSQHSSVSISSGSVSSIASSLATSGPTAPSIGGLSGLGGARPIATSRHTLPKL from the exons GAAAATGGAAGATCTGTGCCTGACCTCACTGCAAGCCCCGGGCGGGCACCGCCGGGTCCGATGCCTTCGCACCAGGCGCAGgctctccagcagcagcagcagcaacaccagcagcaacagcagcagggccTGCAGggacaccatcagcagcagcagcagcgacaggGTTCGAAGGAACCGGTCCTGCTGCAGGGTGACTTCCGGAAGGTGTCCGGCATCAGTTCGGAGATCTTCCGGCAGATTGAGGCGGTGGAGAATGACCACGATCCGAGCACCGCGGCCGCTTTGGAG GTGGTGGAGCGAAGGGGCGAAATGATAGTTCGTATCCTGGAGCCTCGATGTATGGGCAGTCGGCAGGCCATCGATGCGGGGCAGAAGTTCCTCAACAAGAGTGACGCCAGGCACACTGTTCAG CTGGTGGAGATCGTCAAACGGCCGGGCCAAACACTGGGACTGTACATCCGCGAAGGCAACGGTGCGGACCGGTCGGATGGCGTGTTCATATCTAGGATAGCTTTAGAGTCGGCCGTTTACAACAGCGGTTGCCTGCGG GTTGGTGATGAGATTCTGGCCGTGAATCTGGTCGACGTAACGCGAATGTCTCTGGATGACGTGGTAATCATCATGTCAATACCGCGCCGTCTCGTACTGGCCATCCGCCAGCGGCGTGGCAATCGTGGTGCAAACTCGCCCGGTCCGCCACAGATGTCTCGGCCCGAGCAAAAACCACCTCCAGTCGTAGTTATCAAGCGCGACCTGCGGGACGAAGATCTGGACGACTCGGACCGGGCACCACGCTCCTCGCGATCTTCCCGCGAACGTCGCACCGGGGATGGGCGCGAAATGACGGAGTCACGCTCGCGACTCGGACTGGGCCTAAACAATTACAGTCCACAGAGCGAACAGCTGGATCTTTACTATGGCGCGGGCCGTGGTCCAGGCGGTGGACCAGGTTCGGTTGAGACACCGAGCTGGGGCTAcaaaccaccggcaccaccaTCGTCGGTGATTACGGAGCAGCCGAAGGGTATGCACGGTGGCTTCCAGACATCGCACTCCTATTATCAAAATGCCGGGACGCTCGAAAGCCTCGCGGAGAAGGTACACGCGTTCTACCCGTCGGCCACCACTAACCGCCGCATGTCGGCGGGCCCGGCCGGGGTTGCGATGAGCCAGTCGCATCAGCGTTTCCCACGCAGCGGATCCGATCAGCATCTGCCGCGTGTGGAGTACGCTGACTACGCGTCCCTCGGACGGCATCCGCTGCTGGCACGCTCCAGTCTCAAGTCGGATTTGGTCGGAGCGGCTCCAATCGCTGGCGGTACACTCGGACGATACGGTCGCTACGATGCGCCTCCGCAACCTCGGGGTCCCAAGTACGGTCCATCGCCGCTGGGAGCGACTGCCTCACTGCAACgccgatcacgtcccgcgctAGACTATTCCAGCGACACGGAGGCGACTATCGGACCGCGGCccagctactactactacaatcATCCGGCAATGGCGGCCAGCGGTACGATGGGACGGGGCAGTACGCAGGCACTCGGCGGAGGTCCTGAGTTTGCCAAGTTTAACTCGTTACCGCGCGAACGACCCGGTGCGACACGGTTGGGTCTTCGGGGGCGCATCACCGACCGGCTGCAGGACGAAGCGGATGGTAATGTGTCCGCTCCGGAGTACTCACTGCCGATCCGGCGAGATATTCGCGACCTGCGCAATCGCATCACGGCCAGCCCGTCGATCTTTACGTCGGATGAGTATCGGGCGTGGTTGAGGCGAGCACCGAGCAGTTCGGCCATCTGTGAGCAGATGCGTGCTTCGCGGGATCTGCTCAATCAGCAGCGAGCCCACCGGTTCTCGTGCAGTGCGGAGAACATCCACGACGTGCTGAAGAACACCGAGCACATCTACAGCAGCCGGACGGGACTGGGGGTGGGCGGAGGTGGTGGAGTCGTTGGTGGTACGCTGGACCGTCATTCGATGGCGGCCGGAGGTCCTCGCATGTCTTCCCTGCCAGTACGCTCACTGTCCTCGCAGCACATCGGTGGACCGTCCTCGATTCGGTCTCCGAGTGTGCGGCGCATGAGACAACTGTTGGAGCTAACGCAGGGCGCCGGTGTGGGTGGAGTGCCGGGATCGGTTATGGCGGCACTGGCCGGACATCAGAGTCCGGCACCAACGCCCAGTACGACACTGCCAAGAGCGCACCGCCAGATCGACATCAATCCGGCGGAGTACACCAAGTACAAGCTGGACAAACCGGTCGTGGATGCGGTCGGCATGTCGGGCATGCTGTGGATACATCTGCTGGCCGGACGCGGTCTGCGCGCGATGTCGGAAACGTCCCAGATACAGCAGCCGCTCATACGCGATCTGTACTGTGTGCTGGAGTGTGACCGCATCCACAAGGCACGCACGGTGGTACGGTCGGGCGATCTGCAGTTTGACTGGGACGAATCGTTCGAGCTGGATCTCGTGTGCAACAAGCAGCTGGACGTGCTCGTTTACTCGTGGGACCCGCAGCACCGACACAAGCTGTGCTATCGTGGTGCGCTTTCGCTCACGACTCTGCTACGACAATCACCGATACATCAGCTAGCGCTTAAG GTTGAACCGAGAGGCACCATCTATCTGCGACTCCGGCACACGGATCCATTCCAACTGTTCCGGCGTCGCGGTCTGCCAAGCCTCCGAGGCAACGTTCCGGCTCTGTTCGGTGCTGATCTGGAGACGGTGGTAACGCGAGAATCCAAGGGAGCGCCAGGAAGTGCTCCGGTCCCGATCATACTGCGCCGTTGCGTCGAGGAGGTAGAGCGACGAGGTTTGGACATTATTGGTCTGTATCGTCTGTGTGGTTCTGCCACCAAGAAGCGATTACTACG CGAGGCATTCGAGCGGAATAGTCGTGCCGTTGAACTGACACCGGAACACGTGCCCGACATTAACGTCATCACGGGCGTGTTGAAGGACTATCTCAGGGAACTGCCGGAGCCACTGTTCACCAAGTGTCTCTTCCAGATGACGGTGGATGCCCTAG GTGTTTGCCTGCCGGACGATCCCGAGGGTAATGCCAAACTTATGCTCAGTATTCTGGACTGCTTGCCACGAGCGAACAGG GCCACTCTCGTGTTTCTCCTCGACCATCTGTCGCTGGTCGTGTCCGCGTCCGAGCGTAACAAAATGTCTGCCCAGGCGTTGGCGACCGCGCTCGGACCACCGCTGATGCTACATTCGGCGAGCGTCGGCGCTAACGAGGAGATTGATCACGCACAACCGATCGCGGTGCTGAAGTACTTGCTGCAGATCTGGCCCCAGCCGGGTTCGGGCACGGGCGCACCTACTTCAG AGTCCTATGTAGACAGGTCGGCGCGGCGAGCCAGTCGAGCCGCGTGGAAACAAAGCCAGTGCGTTGCCAGCGGGCAaatcggcggcggcggcggcggcggcatcGTCGGCGGCGCTGCAGCAGCTgggcaccagcagcagcagcagcatcagccaccgcagcagcagcagctccaacATCCAGCATCAgctgcacagcagcagcagcaccaacttGGCGGGCACCATCAgctccatcagcagcagccgcagcccGCACGCcctggccagcagcagcagcagcagcaacatccaGTCGTCGGTACCACCGTCTATACAGCCCCGTTCAGCAGCCAACAATCCATCAACCACATCCTCAACGCTCGGTCAGCATCTGCTCTCAGCCACTCCCAGCACTCTTCAGTATCAATCAGTAGTGGCTCAGTTAGCTCAATCGCATCGAGCCTTGCAACAAGCGGGCCAACAG CCCCATCAATCGGAGGTCTCAGCGGGCTTGGCGGAGCGCGTCCAATCGCCACATCACGCCACACCCTCCCCAAGCTCTAG